The Bacteroidales bacterium nucleotide sequence TAAAAAATATGGTCCAGTTACAAGAGTATTATTGGGTTTACCTAATGCAAATTTTGTAAAAAAGAAATGCTTACCATTAAATGGAGAAAAGCTAACTTTTGGTAATGTAAGTTTATTGTCCTTAAAAATCTTAATAACTTCATTCTTAAAATTTTCATTCCAAATAATAATGCTCTCTATCCAATCTAAAGGGACTTCTTCATGGACTAAAACTTCTGCCATTCGATTATGTCTTTCATCATCATCTTTACTACCCCATTTTCTTAAATTGATTGCATCCCAATCTAATTTGTCCAAGTCGTTAGGGTTGTTATAAAAATTAGGTGGGTCAATTGTATTTGCGGAAGCATTTGTAAATACTACATTATTTTCAATAAGTTTTTCTATTGAAATTGCTATGAAAATAATAAAAGGTTGGTCTATGTTCTTATGATTCGTCAAAGACAATAACATTGGATTCGTCGAAGTAAAATAAAATGGCACATAATCATGAACTTTTCCATAAGGTGAGCATGTAACATCCATTTCACTTCTTCTATGTTGAATAGTTTCGGATGCGACATCTGTATGTTTCAGCCTTAATTCATTTTTCATATTTGTTGACAAAAGTCCATTTCTTACTATTGATTCAAGATTTTCAATATGTGTAAAATGGAAAAAATATTTTCCTTTATATTTATCTGGTATTTTCATGTTTAATCCTGATTTCGTTTGTGTTTACTTTGCTTGCCCATAACAGCTGGCGGCATGGCCAGTAAGGGATTGCGGGCGATTTCCTATCAGGGTATAAAAAAAAATTGAAGCGGGCTACTTAGCTTCGCATACCACTGAAACCCTTATTGGCTATGACCGCGTGTTAGGTATAGTAGTTATTCATAATTTATTATCCTTATCAAATCCAGTATTGAAACTATTTGATTTGGCATTATATTAAATCAATTTAAAATTTTATTAATCATTTTTCTTGTCTACATTTTTTTCTTATATCATCTATTGTTTTTAAAATATATGTTTTATCCCCCTCATTATTAGTAATTTCTAATGCGCTTTTAAAAAAAATTATACTTTTATTATAAGCTTTTTTACTGCCTTTTTCATCATTTAATTTATCTTTTTTTATATCACCTACTTTCTCCCATGCTTGAGCCTTTATTTCAGTTTCTTCAATTCTTTCAATTGCATTCAAGTGATTTTTGACAACAAGTTTCCATTCTTGAGTACAAATTAATCCTTGACTTTCTTTTTCTTTTGTCTGTTCTTCAACGACAAAAGCAATCCCTCGCCATATTTGCCACCTATCTGCTATTTCTAGACCTTTGTTGTAATTTCTTATTGCATTTTTGTAGTCATGTAATTTCTCGAACTGAATATCACCAATGTTCTCAAATATTTTAGATTTTTCTGTTTTATCCTCAACTATAACTAAATAACTTTCTAAACACTTAATAGATTCCAAATATGCTACTTTCCAGTTTTTCTTAGTTTTCAACTTTTCTTTTCTTATGTCACCTATCTTAATCCAAGCTTGTGCTTGTATTTCAGGTTTTTCAATTCTTTCAATTGCATTAAGATGATTTTTGACAACAAGTCTCCATAGGTGTTTGCTAATTTCACCTTGACTTTCTTTCTTTTTTGCTTGTTCTTCAATAGCAGATGCAATTCCTCTCCAAATTTGCCACCTATCTTCCAATTGAAGTCCTTTATTATAATTTTTAAGTGCATTTTGGTAGTTATGTAATTTTACTAATTGAATATCACCAATGTATTCAAATGTTTTAGACTTATCTGATACGTCCACAGTATTATTCAAATAATGTTCTAAGCATTCAATAGACTTTAAATAAGCTTCTTTCCAGTTCTTCTTCGTCTTCAATTTGTCTTTTCTTATATCACCAACTTCAATCCAAGCTTGTGCTTGTATTTCAGGTTTTTCAATTCTTTCAATTGCATTAAGATGATTTTTGACAACAAGTCTCCATAGGTGTGTGCTAATTTCACCTTGACTTTCTTTCTTTTTTGCTTGTTCTTCAATAGCAGATGCAATTCCTCCCCAAATTTGCCACCTATCTTCCAATTGAAGTCCTTTTTTGTAATTTTTTATTGCATTTTGGTAGTCATGTAATTTTACAAGTTGAATATTACCAATGCTTTCAAATATTTTGGATTTTTCCTTATCGTCTTGAATTTTCTCAATCTTTTCACTTAATATATTTATGCCTTTGCTATATTGTATACTCGCATTAATGTTATCACCTAAATTCTTTTCATAAATTTCTCCAACTTTTATAAATAAATTGGCAGAAGTAATTGTATTCTTTTCTTCTTTTAGTTCTTGCTCTAAAACTTCAATAGCTTTTTTAATGCATCTTTGAGCATCATCAATATATTTCTCTTTTTTACAAATATCCCCGTATGCCAATAATGTATCTGCATATTTTTCTCGTGTTCTAATAATATTATTATGAGTTACAGAAAGTTGAGCATACTTTAAAAGTAATTTTTTATTTGTGATAAGATTTAAAGCAATCAGCAGATAGATAGGATGGGAACTTTCAATTTGATTAATCACTATATCTTTCAACTTCTCATAATTACTACTATTTATTTTTTTTCTTTGAGAATTTAGTAATATCAATAACCAAGCTTTTTCTAAATAATCCAAATCATGGTTTTCTAAAAGTTCTAAAGCTACCTCTATTATGTTATTTTTATCTTTTTCAGAGAAATTTTCTGGTTTAGATATCTCTTTTTCAATAGCTTCTTCCAAAGAGATTGATATAACTTGTTCACCAGTGAAAGGAAAATATTCATTCTCAATTTTAAAAACTCCTCTTTTTTCCAATCCTAAAAATTCATTTTCGATGTCCTCTTTATTTTCTCCTCTCATTTTTGACACTAAAGTTATTAGTAATGATTGAGAAATAAGCGAAAGAAGACTTTCTGATGCCGTTCTAATTATATCTTGTTGGCGTCCAGAAAATAACAATAAAGGTCCTCCTTGTATTAAATTATCTATTTTCTTTTGAGAAGAATTTAAAAGACTTGCAGTAGCCAAGTTTTTAGAGATTTTATCATTAGTTGAAAAAATTATATTTTGAAATGTTGTATATCGAGAAACACCATGCAAAATCAGAATACCTTTTAATATGCCATATTTTTTTTCGGTCACTTCTGTTATTTCAACATATGGAATTCCTAATTCTTCAATTATATTTGGAATCGTGCCAAGATCGTTTTGTACTGCATTATCAAACATTGAATCAATTCTTTCAATTTTTTTATCATTATTATAGAGTCTTTTACCTTGATTAATCGAGCGTTGAAAAGGTGACCAAGGCATATTATAAAATTTTTCCCTTTTCCCTTCTTTGCGATATTCACGTCCATGTATTTTTACATGTTTTTCTTCAATATTAAAACTTCCAAATGAATACCAGAATCGTTCAAGAATATCATTGTTGAAAGCAGCCCCCGCCGGATTATAAATAGTATCAACTAATAAAAATGGATCAAAATTAGTTTCGTGTAAGTGTCCATAAAATACCATATCTTGATTTTTCAAGAATTCCTCAAATAATTTAGTGTCATCACCGAATTGATACATCCACTTCATGGGGTGATGCATTAAGGTAAGTCTAAAAATAGAATTGTTTTCAATATCTATTGAGTTGGAAATAAACGGATAGCCAGCAGAAAGTTTTCCTTTCTCTTCATTTCCTCCTTTTGCTATCCAAGCAGTATTAATGCCAGTAATCTCAATGGTAATTTTTTCATTTAGTTTTAAAGGATATTTATAAAATCCATGATCAGAGAGAATATGAGGAAAATATTTTTTAATAAAATCATTATAGTTCTTAAAAGGGTTAAAAATTGAATTTAAATCGGGTTTATTGTTCTTTAGTTTTTCAATCAGAGCTGTGAAATGATTTATTGGTAATTTTTCTTGAATTTTCACTCTTAGGTTAGTTTCATCATTTCTATATACTTCATGATTTCCGGGAACTATAAAAACTTGATTGTTTTTTATATTTAAAATTTTTATTAAAGGACTTATAAATTCTTTATATACCAATTCAAATTCTTCAAAATTTCCATGATAGGTCAAATCTCCTGTGAGTAAAATAAAATCAATATTATTTAAATCTTTTTGACTTTTAAATTGATTTTGAATATCATTAAGTAACTCTTTAGTAATTGCCTTTCTTTTTGTGGAATAAGCCTCATTGTTTAAATGATAATCTGAGAGATGAAACCATGTTACAGTCTTGTCGTTTTTCATAAGATTTGATTATTTATGGCAATTTAATAATAAAACACATAATCAATATTATTTATGTATTTTGGTTTCTGTTTTCTTACTATTAC carries:
- a CDS encoding DUF4433 domain-containing protein — encoded protein: MKIPDKYKGKYFFHFTHIENLESIVRNGLLSTNMKNELRLKHTDVASETIQHRRSEMDVTCSPYGKVHDYVPFYFTSTNPMLLSLTNHKNIDQPFIIFIAISIEKLIENNVVFTNASANTIDPPNFYNNPNDLDKLDWDAINLRKWGSKDDDERHNRMAEVLVHEEVPLDWIESIIIWNENFKNEVIKIFKDNKLTLPKVSFSPFNGKHFFFTKFALGKPNNTLVTGPYFLKHDFDSTRKKIIKQREKTEKTEFLFTNIENAISIIDNDFCAIQELRDIYELETVNEVHNENVSDHTKKVVSNLEKNSYYKNLSDMDKNIVKLSAYLHDIGKGPKSKWKNRKQTAYPDHPADAVPMLKRILIEDFEELSKYEIRKICLLVTYHDIIGDILQHSRSKQELINLIRNEKELNMLIAISLADVSAINSGWNFMIEQKLPKFVKDIKKEIE
- a CDS encoding metallophosphoesterase, with amino-acid sequence MKNDKTVTWFHLSDYHLNNEAYSTKRKAITKELLNDIQNQFKSQKDLNNIDFILLTGDLTYHGNFEEFELVYKEFISPLIKILNIKNNQVFIVPGNHEVYRNDETNLRVKIQEKLPINHFTALIEKLKNNKPDLNSIFNPFKNYNDFIKKYFPHILSDHGFYKYPLKLNEKITIEITGINTAWIAKGGNEEKGKLSAGYPFISNSIDIENNSIFRLTLMHHPMKWMYQFGDDTKLFEEFLKNQDMVFYGHLHETNFDPFLLVDTIYNPAGAAFNNDILERFWYSFGSFNIEEKHVKIHGREYRKEGKREKFYNMPWSPFQRSINQGKRLYNNDKKIERIDSMFDNAVQNDLGTIPNIIEELGIPYVEITEVTEKKYGILKGILILHGVSRYTTFQNIIFSTNDKISKNLATASLLNSSQKKIDNLIQGGPLLLFSGRQQDIIRTASESLLSLISQSLLITLVSKMRGENKEDIENEFLGLEKRGVFKIENEYFPFTGEQVISISLEEAIEKEISKPENFSEKDKNNIIEVALELLENHDLDYLEKAWLLILLNSQRKKINSSNYEKLKDIVINQIESSHPIYLLIALNLITNKKLLLKYAQLSVTHNNIIRTREKYADTLLAYGDICKKEKYIDDAQRCIKKAIEVLEQELKEEKNTITSANLFIKVGEIYEKNLGDNINASIQYSKGINILSEKIEKIQDDKEKSKIFESIGNIQLVKLHDYQNAIKNYKKGLQLEDRWQIWGGIASAIEEQAKKKESQGEISTHLWRLVVKNHLNAIERIEKPEIQAQAWIEVGDIRKDKLKTKKNWKEAYLKSIECLEHYLNNTVDVSDKSKTFEYIGDIQLVKLHNYQNALKNYNKGLQLEDRWQIWRGIASAIEEQAKKKESQGEISKHLWRLVVKNHLNAIERIEKPEIQAQAWIKIGDIRKEKLKTKKNWKVAYLESIKCLESYLVIVEDKTEKSKIFENIGDIQFEKLHDYKNAIRNYNKGLEIADRWQIWRGIAFVVEEQTKEKESQGLICTQEWKLVVKNHLNAIERIEETEIKAQAWEKVGDIKKDKLNDEKGSKKAYNKSIIFFKSALEITNNEGDKTYILKTIDDIRKKCRQEK